In the genome of Carnobacterium pleistocenium FTR1, one region contains:
- a CDS encoding amino acid ABC transporter permease: MNIRFLLDGLLVTVEVALLSIVFSFIVGAILGLLRYMKIPIFSKIVGAIIDLIRNLPLLLIIFFTYFALPQIGIRFDIFWSAVAALTIFESAMLSEIIRAGLNSVPSGQMEAGRSTGLTYLQTLWFIIIPQAFKAMVPPIVSQLISLIKDTSLATIISLPELTHNARIIYGQNTTYVIPMFIALAFFYFIICYALSKFAKRFEAKLT, encoded by the coding sequence ATGAATATCCGCTTCTTACTGGATGGACTTCTCGTAACAGTAGAAGTAGCTTTACTTTCAATTGTCTTTAGTTTCATTGTCGGAGCTATTTTAGGTTTACTCCGATATATGAAAATTCCCATTTTTTCGAAAATTGTCGGGGCTATTATTGATTTAATCCGTAATTTGCCTTTGCTATTAATTATCTTTTTTACTTATTTTGCTTTACCACAAATCGGTATTCGTTTTGATATCTTCTGGTCAGCAGTAGCTGCATTAACTATTTTTGAATCTGCTATGCTTTCAGAAATTATTCGTGCTGGTTTGAATTCTGTCCCATCTGGTCAAATGGAAGCTGGACGTTCTACCGGATTGACTTATCTTCAAACGCTGTGGTTTATTATTATTCCACAAGCCTTTAAAGCTATGGTTCCTCCAATCGTCAGTCAACTAATTTCTTTGATCAAAGATACTTCATTGGCAACAATTATTTCTTTGCCAGAGTTAACACATAACGCCCGGATCATCTATGGTCAAAATACCACATACGTGATCCCAATGTTTATTGCTTTAGCATTCTTCTACTTTATCATTTGTTACGCTTTATCAAAATTTGCCAAACGTTTTGAAGCAAAACTAACATAA
- a CDS encoding amino acid ABC transporter permease — protein MLTIITTYSDVLITGFLNTLYSSIIALFFSLIIGTLMAILQLSKNKLINILANSYVEFFKNIPLLIIVMFFYVVVPLYWFSITGFTAGTIGLTIYTSAFIAETVRAGIMSVPKGQTEAGLSTGLTQNETMRYIVLPQAFKIVIPPLGNQFINLVKNSSVLAIVTGLDLMYQGDLIASETFNTFDTYILIGLIYLIITLPLTYLMSYIERRLNVTS, from the coding sequence ATGCTAACAATTATAACAACCTACTCAGATGTCTTAATTACTGGGTTTCTAAACACACTATACTCAAGTATTATTGCTTTATTTTTCAGTTTGATCATTGGTACGTTGATGGCTATTTTACAACTGTCTAAAAATAAATTGATCAATATCTTGGCAAATTCTTATGTAGAGTTTTTCAAGAATATTCCACTTTTGATCATTGTAATGTTCTTTTACGTAGTAGTTCCCTTATACTGGTTCTCTATTACTGGATTTACAGCTGGAACAATTGGGTTAACAATTTATACTTCTGCTTTCATTGCTGAAACAGTCCGCGCCGGAATCATGAGTGTCCCTAAAGGGCAAACAGAAGCTGGTCTTTCAACCGGTTTAACCCAAAATGAAACGATGCGTTATATTGTATTGCCACAAGCTTTTAAAATTGTAATTCCGCCACTTGGCAATCAATTCATTAATTTGGTAAAAAATTCATCCGTTCTAGCTATCGTTACAGGGCTTGATCTAATGTATCAAGGCGATTTAATTGCTAGCGAAACATTTAATACGTTTGACACGTACATTTTAATTGGCTTAATTTACCTCATTATCACATTGCCTTTAACTTATTTAATGAGTTATATCGAACGTCGCTTAAATGTAACGTCTTAA
- a CDS encoding VOC family protein, with translation MNRINLVCLGVKNMEAALTFYKRIGFKTHEKADKPAIVFFNNQGSKLELFPIEDLAKDINEAVPPMIQEKGFSGITLACNVRSENEVDELIELVRQNGGKIVKEPVRVSWGGYSGYFQDIDGYYWEVAYSSSWKFDENDMLIIENV, from the coding sequence ATGAATCGAATCAATTTAGTTTGTTTGGGAGTAAAAAATATGGAAGCTGCGCTAACTTTTTATAAAAGAATTGGGTTTAAAACCCATGAAAAAGCTGATAAACCGGCTATTGTCTTTTTCAATAATCAAGGAAGTAAACTAGAGTTGTTCCCAATTGAAGATTTAGCCAAAGACATTAATGAAGCAGTTCCACCCATGATTCAGGAAAAAGGATTTAGCGGGATCACACTAGCTTGCAATGTGAGATCAGAGAATGAAGTGGATGAATTGATCGAACTCGTAAGGCAAAATGGTGGGAAGATCGTAAAAGAACCTGTGAGAGTTAGTTGGGGTGGATATAGCGGTTATTTTCAAGATATAGATGGTTATTATTGGGAAGTCGCCTACAGCTCCAGCTGGAAATTTGACGAGAATGATATGCTTATAATAGAAAATGTATAA
- a CDS encoding polymer-forming cytoskeletal protein yields the protein MMVKSNKKRGLFLGVCASLIILAGCGNNDEVAEDASSASSTVESAEMASSTTESAEVVTTASISNDPEDIITGLSAEGAWIHAITDDVTLTEDILVSGTFYDGGEESGDVYRKLALYAQDEDRNVTDEFTLTAPMMTVESPNFRIQNGTFVGDVVVSAEGFELADSTIEGNVTFDSQELMDSAKLEEGTITGETTVAE from the coding sequence ATGATGGTTAAATCAAATAAAAAAAGAGGTTTGTTTTTGGGAGTTTGTGCATCACTTATTATTTTAGCAGGTTGTGGCAATAACGACGAGGTAGCAGAAGATGCATCATCAGCTTCTTCAACAGTAGAAAGTGCAGAGATGGCTTCATCTACTACAGAAAGCGCAGAAGTAGTTACAACTGCATCAATTAGTAATGACCCTGAAGATATAATTACAGGACTTAGCGCAGAGGGTGCTTGGATTCATGCTATTACAGATGATGTTACTTTAACTGAAGATATTCTTGTATCTGGAACTTTCTATGATGGTGGAGAAGAAAGTGGAGATGTTTATCGTAAATTAGCATTGTATGCACAAGATGAAGACCGCAATGTAACAGATGAGTTTACTTTAACAGCACCAATGATGACTGTTGAATCTCCTAACTTTAGAATTCAAAACGGAACATTTGTTGGAGACGTTGTTGTATCAGCTGAAGGATTTGAACTTGCTGATTCAACAATTGAAGGAAATGTAACGTTTGATTCTCAAGAATTAATGGATTCTGCTAAATTAGAAGAAGGTACTATTACTGGAGAAACTACAGTTGCTGAATAA
- a CDS encoding transporter substrate-binding domain-containing protein, with amino-acid sequence MKKLNKPSLFLLLLLPVFFLAACGSQSAATVDITERIEENPTLTWGVKVDTNLFGLYDIKSGEIRGFDIDIAKAITEELTGDAANAEFVEVTSKTRIPLLKNGNIDAIIATMTITEERKEQVNFSSVYFDAGQALLVPDDSPIQGLADLSTDTTVLAVKGSTSAQNIRELAPETNVLELENYSEAFTALQSGQGDAITTDNAILLGIIADNPGYRLAGGNFTQEPYGIAINKGQDVLLTKVNEALETIKANGVYDEIYAKWISEID; translated from the coding sequence ATGAAAAAATTAAACAAGCCCTCTCTTTTTCTTCTCTTACTCCTGCCAGTCTTTTTTCTTGCTGCCTGCGGTTCTCAGAGTGCAGCTACAGTAGATATAACAGAACGTATAGAAGAAAATCCAACCCTTACATGGGGTGTAAAAGTGGATACCAATCTTTTTGGTCTTTATGATATTAAGTCTGGCGAGATCAGAGGTTTCGATATCGATATTGCTAAAGCTATCACCGAAGAACTCACTGGCGATGCAGCTAATGCTGAATTCGTTGAAGTGACTTCTAAGACACGGATTCCATTATTAAAGAACGGAAATATTGACGCTATTATTGCGACTATGACCATTACTGAAGAACGAAAAGAACAAGTTAACTTTTCGTCTGTTTATTTTGATGCTGGCCAAGCACTATTGGTTCCAGACGACAGTCCTATCCAAGGTCTAGCTGATTTATCTACTGATACGACTGTTCTAGCGGTTAAGGGATCTACTTCTGCACAAAATATTCGTGAGTTAGCTCCTGAAACAAATGTCTTAGAACTAGAAAATTATTCTGAAGCCTTTACCGCTTTGCAATCCGGACAAGGGGATGCAATAACAACAGATAATGCTATTTTGCTAGGAATTATTGCCGACAATCCTGGCTACCGACTAGCTGGTGGCAACTTTACACAAGAACCTTATGGTATTGCAATCAATAAAGGCCAAGATGTTCTTTTAACTAAAGTTAACGAAGCTCTAGAAACAATCAAAGCCAATGGTGTATACGATGAAATCTATGCTAAATGGATTTCTGAAATAGACTGA
- a CDS encoding aldo/keto reductase family protein has protein sequence METMTLANGLAIPAVGTGTNTYGKEGNRYHGELNGDFSALRSAIKAGYRLIDTAISYRNESGVGTTILESGIPRKEFYIITKIPAEDAYIGSKDLVEQTVMKSLENLKTDYIDLYLIHHPIKDKEKLKHTWEVLESFVDKGQIKSIGVSNFTIEMLEAVHNFARIQPAVNQIQSNPHTWNHELIDYLLKTNIVPVAWGPVSKVTPEQIDKLDKIAENYGKNWVQVLLRYQIQRGVVVIPKSHTEEHQLSNLELFDFDLTKEDQFVIESL, from the coding sequence ATGGAAACCATGACTTTAGCAAATGGACTTGCTATACCAGCAGTTGGAACGGGAACGAATACCTATGGTAAAGAGGGTAATCGATATCATGGAGAATTGAATGGAGATTTTAGTGCGTTAAGATCAGCTATAAAAGCTGGATATCGTTTAATAGATACCGCTATTTCTTACCGAAATGAATCAGGAGTTGGGACAACTATTCTTGAAAGCGGTATCCCTCGCAAAGAATTTTACATTATAACAAAAATTCCTGCAGAAGATGCTTATATTGGCTCAAAAGATTTAGTTGAACAAACTGTAATGAAGAGTTTAGAAAATTTGAAAACGGATTATATCGATTTATATTTGATTCATCATCCAATTAAAGATAAAGAGAAACTTAAGCATACATGGGAAGTTTTAGAATCATTTGTGGATAAAGGACAAATTAAGTCGATAGGTGTATCGAATTTTACTATTGAGATGTTGGAAGCTGTGCATAACTTTGCACGTATTCAACCAGCAGTGAATCAAATTCAATCGAATCCACATACATGGAATCATGAATTGATCGATTATTTGCTTAAAACGAACATTGTTCCAGTAGCTTGGGGACCGGTAAGCAAAGTCACTCCAGAGCAAATTGATAAGTTAGATAAGATTGCTGAAAACTATGGAAAAAATTGGGTACAGGTTCTATTACGCTATCAAATCCAAAGAGGCGTGGTAGTTATCCCCAAATCTCATACCGAGGAACACCAACTATCTAACTTAGAATTATTTGATTTTGATTTAACAAAAGAAGATCAATTTGTGATTGAATCGCTATGA
- a CDS encoding MGMT family protein, translating to MTPFTERVIKIIQSIPSGKVMTYGQIATLAGNSHGARQVVRILHSMSLKYNLPWHRIINAKGEVAIQDSEGAFTQKDFLLSEGIVLSASGKIDLATYRYHPTIDWLLEDP from the coding sequence ATGACCCCCTTTACAGAACGAGTGATCAAAATCATCCAATCGATTCCAAGTGGGAAGGTAATGACTTACGGTCAAATAGCTACTCTTGCTGGCAACTCTCATGGAGCAAGACAAGTAGTCCGCATCCTGCATTCTATGAGTCTAAAGTATAACTTACCCTGGCATCGCATCATCAACGCTAAAGGCGAAGTGGCAATCCAAGATTCTGAGGGAGCTTTTACTCAAAAAGATTTCTTACTATCGGAAGGCATTGTTTTGAGCGCGTCCGGAAAAATTGATTTAGCTACTTATCGTTATCATCCAACGATTGACTGGCTACTAGAAGATCCTTAA